Genomic DNA from Candidatus Kapaibacterium sp.:
AGGACCTCTTCTAAGTGTTCTCCCTGTAGCTCCCCTGTCCCACGCAGGATAGCTCGCCGGATATTTTCCATTGGCATATTGGCCGCTCGGGCATTCTCTATCGCTAGCCGCAGCCGTGGGTTTGCTTCCGGATCACCTCCACCGAGGCGTGCTGCAATTGTAATCTCTCGAGCCAGCCGGGTGAACAGCTTCCCTCGACGGGCATCTACAACAGCTTTCCGATGGCGAATGTTCGCCCATTTGCTATGGCCTGCCATCGCAGCTCGTTGTACCTAAGGGAACAAGCCGACTGTGAGGCACAAATTTACTACGTCCGTGCAGCTTCCTCTGTCCCAAATAGGCATCCCGACGACCCTGCCCATGGCATATCGTTGTATCGGACTCCCATCATTGCTGCTCGACCTGTGCGTGCCAGGGACATAACGGGCAGCGGTTGTTCCCACTCAGGGAGCCACACCAGCATAACCCGTAGCTCCACAGTGTTCATGCCCACTGGAGTGTAGATGCATGGAGCGTAGGCAATCCGTTCCTGGAGGAGATACAGCCTCCGCGCCTCCTCCGAGAGGGATCGGACATGGTCCAGCGTGGGATTCAGGACAACACCCTTGCCAGCAAAAGAGAATAGCGGCTTAAGCACGTAGTTTTCCACGTCTTCGGGAATACCGTCCGACAAGCGCAAAGAGTACGGCACTAAGGGATGGCGGAGGTAAGGTAGCGTGAACTTGCTCATGCGGAAATACCAGTTCGGATGCCCTGCCCATTCCACTGCTAGATCGTCGGTCCATCGGAAAGGAAGCTGAACGCCGTACTCCTGGAGCTCGTCGACCACTACCCGGTTGAAGATACGCCGAACCGGTACCCACTGCCCGTTGCGCCGGCGGTAAAGGTAACGGCCGCGCTTGCGAAGGCTACAGATATCCACAGCCTCTATGCCCAACTGGCACTGCAGCGCCGTGAAATCGGGACGGGTCTTCTGCTCTTCCGGACGATAGTCAACCAGTACCACCTCCTCCGGGGCGTGATCGCCAAGGATGGCCCGGCGAAGGATGTCCCAATACGCCTCATCGGAGAGGTTGCTGAGGGTGTAGCCCCAGTGCTCCCCCAACCGGTACACCTCGCGAGCAAGGCGAGCATAGAAGTACTGGTAGCCGAAGAGAGACGGGAAGCCCTGGATCTCCACCACTCGTAGCCCCAATCTCTCCTCGCCTTCTTGTACAACAGCGAAGTCCACAACGGCGAAGAGCGGCCGTTCGGGCTCGTTCGGAACTCGATACTCCGGCGGAATGGCCTCTTCAGACAGCCGGCGATACGCCTCTGCGGTGCACTGAACTGTTATCTCCCGAGCAGCTTGCTCTAGCTGGTATTGAAAGTCACGAGAAACAAAGATCGGAGCCTCGCAGACTCGGAACTCAATTCGAGAACCCACAGCCTCCTCCAGCCTCTTCCGAAACTGAGCGTACCGCTCCGGCGTGTAGTGCTGCTCAACGAAGCGTCGCTGCATCTGAGGTAACATCTGCCTAAGGACCTAGCTGTTCTCTCGTAGAGGGGAGATACCGCGGGGGCACTGTGGGAAGTTGGAAACCATAACGCTCAGCAGCAGGGACTACACGCTCTGGCATCTCCATCCGGATGAGCTGCTGGTGGTAGAACAATGCCACTGACTCCAGCGAGTCGCAGACACGCTGGAGGCGCTGGATTTGCCGGATGCGTTCTTCAATGGCAACGACGTTGTGGACGTAGGCTACCAGCAGTACGTTGCTCCCAAGAATGAGAGCTATCAGCAAGAGATACCGTAGCCGCTGCCGCTGGCGATGGAATCCTGGCAATGTCTGTTGGCTCATCGCACTTCCGCCCCGCTAGGTACATCCCGTTCAGGAACAAGCAACACTGGGGTCCCGTCGGACGCTGTAGCAGCCAACAGTATGCCCTGTGACTCTATCCCGCGAATGACGGCTGGCTTGAGATTCGTCGCCACTACGATGGCCCGTCCGAGGAGCTGCTCTGGGCTGTACTGCTGGGCAATGCCCGCGACGATACGGCGCTCCTCTCCACCGATGTCTACCCGCAGGAGCAGGAGCCGGTCTGTACCCGCGATCCTCTCCGCAGCGACAACTTTCCCGATGCGGAGTCCCAACCGTTGGAGTGTCTCCAAGGTTGCGTAAGAATCCTGTGTCTGTAGCGGCATCTCCTGACCCGAACTTGGTGGGCTACCCAGCTTCTGTCGTTGAAGGGCAATCCGCTGCTCGGGGAACTTGGCAAACAGGAGCCGAGGCTCCGCTAAGAGGTGCCCTTGGGGGACTTCTGGATAGACCGCACTCAACCAGAGATCAGCCCTGCTTTCCGATTCCGACACGTCACCGATACGAGCGGGCAACTGTAGTAAATGCCATAAGCGCCGAGCGGCGAAAGGAACTACAGGGGCGAAGAGAATCGCCAGGCTCCGCACGAGCTGGATACAGAAGAAAAGCGTTCGGGCACATGTGGCTGGTTCTTCCACAATCGTCCGCCATGGAGCCATATCGTTGAAAAATTTGTTTGCTGCTCGCGCTAGCCCCATGGCTTCAGCCACAGCATCCCGGAAGCGAAAGTAGTCATAGTGCTGAGCTGCCTGTACTACCCTACCGCAGAGCTCCTGGAGCAGGAAGCGTTCCTCTCTACGCCATCGGTCACTGAATTCCAGCAGCTGTCCTCGCCACGCTGCGTCAGCTAAGGAGCGCCACTCTGCCAGGAGCTCCTCCTTTTCATCCGACACCAGTTCTGGAACCTGTCCTCCCCAATACCGATGAACGAACTGAAGGGTTCGATGGACAAAGTTGCCGAATGCAGCCACAAGCTCGTTGTTCGTCCGGGAAGCGAAGTCGCTCCAAGTGAACTCCGAATCCCGCGTCTCCGGGAGGTTCATTGCCAAGGCATACCGGAGCGCATCTACGGAGTGCTCCTCGGGGAAGTCCCTGAGGAAATCCCGAACGTCTACACTCCAGTTGCGCGACTTCGAGAACTTTGCCCCTTCCAAGTTCAGGAACTCGTTTGCCGGCACGTTATCCGGAAGGATGTAGCCGCCATGCGCCATGAGCATGGCGGGAAACATGAGGGTGTGGAAGACGATGTTGTCTTTGCCGATGAAGGCCACATAGCGCGTTCCGAGGTCTGTCCACCAAAGGCGCCATAACTCGGGCTGGCCCCGTTCCTGAGCCCACCGGTGAGTTATGGAGATGTAGCCCAGGAGGGCCTCAAACCACACGTACAGCACCTTGCCTTGTGCTTCCGGTAGCGGGACCGGGACCCCCCACTCCAGGTCCCGTGTGATCGGTCGGTCAGACAGACCACGACGGAGCCAGCTTCGGGTCTGCTGGAGGACGTTCTCTTTCCAATCGTGCTGGTGCCGCTCTATGTACTCTTCCAGGGCATTCTGGAAGCGGCTCAGTAAGAAGTACCAGTGCCGGGTTCGGCGCACGACAGGAGGTTTGCCCGTGATCCGACTCCGTGGATTACGGAGTTCCAGCTGGTTGTAGTAGGCCCCACACTGGTCGCACTGGTCACCCCGAGCAGCTTCGTAGCCGCAGTATGGGCACGTCCCTTCCACGTATCGGTCCGGCAGGAAGAGGCCGGCCTCGGGATCGTAGAACTGCTCCTCTTCGCGGGGTTCCAGGTACCCCTTTCGCAACAGGGCAAGGAAGAACTGCTGAGCGAACTCCACGTGCAAGGGATCCGTCGTACGCCCATAGTAGTCAAAGCTCATCCCCAGCCGCTCAAAAGCGAGGGCATTCTCTCGGTGGTAGTGGTCCACGAGCTGCTGCGGCGAGACGTTCTGCTGTTCTGCAGCAATCGTGATAGGTGCCCCATGTTCATCTGAGCCGCAGATGAAGAGGACCTCACGGCCTCGGAGGCGGGAATATCGGGCATAGAGGTCCGCGGGGAGATAGGCTCCAGCACAGTGACCTAAGTGGATGTAGCCGTTAGCGTACGGCAAGGCTGCCGTGATGAGGACGCGCTCCATTCAAACAGCGATGAGCACAGCTCTAAGGGGACGTTGCAAAAATACCGAGCTGCCTAGCTTAGTGTCTCTGCTTCCTCTTCATCCGAGATCGCGCTGGAAGCTACAGTCGGTGTCTCGGCTCCTTTAGCACAGAGCACCCTTCAAAGCAGAGCACGAACTCTCCTCGGAAGCGGAGCGTGCGAAAGCGTTCGAAGAGTTCGGCGAAAGTGCCGTAGTGGTGGGTCTCGTAGGGCATCGTCAGATTGCAGCCGACGTAAGCATGACGATTGGGCATGATGGCAGCAGCATCAGCCAGCAGTTGCCGAAGGCGGTAGGGAGTCTCTAGGAGAACGACTGTCCGAGGCTCTTCCGCTAAGGCCTGTAGCTGGCGGCGTCGCTCTTCTGGTTTACGGCTCAGCATCCCACCGAAGAGGAATTGGTCCGTGGAGAAGCCGCTCCGTACCAGCGCTGTGGTAATGCTCGAAGGGCCTGGGACAACGACCAACGGCAGTCCTTCCTGGAGCACCCTCCGAATGAGAAACAGCCCAGGGTCAGCAATTGCTGGCATCCCAGCGTCTGAAATCAACGCAACATCCTTGCCAGCCCGTAGGTACGAGAGGACTCGCTCTGTTGCCTCTGGCTCATTGTGCTCATTGAGGGTCTCCAGAGGCCTGTCTATTCGATGTGCCCGCAGTAAGCGGGCCCCCACTTTGAACTCCTCGCAGAAGACCACAGAGCAGCTCTTCAGCACTCGAAGCGCCCTCAGGGTAATGTCGTCTATGTCCCCAATAGGTGTGCCCACGACGTAGAGGGTACCTACGGCGCCGGATTCAGCACCCATCTGCACTCCCGATGCTGACCCACCACAAAGCACACGAGTGCAACCCCCCGAGGCACAACGCTGCGGGGCAGCCGAGCCTGCAGTACCCCGTCAGGAAGCGTAGTGAGAAAGCTGGAGAGATCTACGGCTCGCCCTTGCAGCGTGTAGAGGAGTAACCGTCCCGATGCTGTTCCTACCTGCTGTAGTGTACATCGCAGCAACAGCTCGTCGCCCACCAGCACAGTCGCAGCAGGAGACATTGGTACGCTACTCGGCTCACTCCAGAGAACGCGTAGTTCCAGCGGACGGACCCCCGCAGCGAACCGGAGCCGCACTCGGAACTCACCTACAGTCCGGCGTTCGGCTCTCAGCGAGAACTGTAGCCATCCAACGCGGAGAGGCTCCACAATGCTATCAACCACAACCTGCTCTATCACGACCCCCTCAGGGATTCCCAGGAAGTCAACAGCCCGAAGCTGTGCTGGTGCCCAGCCACGGTTGAGGATGGCCACTCGGTAACTCCATTGCAGAGCCTCTTGTCGATACTCTACGAGCGTGTCCGAGAGAACTGGCTGGGGAACAGGTGGAAAATCCGCTCCTCCGCCGATTCGGTAGAGCCGTCCGACAAGCTGAGGACGCTCCACGAACGGATTGGCCCGCCCTTGGATAGCAGCAATGCGCCGTGTACGCTCCCGCTCCCATGCATCCACCGTGTCCTGATTATGCCACTGGCGCAGGAGTGCTTCATAAGCCGCAGTCAGCATGCCGGTCATGTTGCCATAGCGGACGGCAATTGCAAACAATGCCCGCGCGGCATCACCCTTATGAGCATCCCGCGGCTCAAAGACCTCAGCTCCTGCGGAATCAAACCCATATCGGGAACCCCCAAGCTGCCAGAGGACCCTTCGGACAATCCCAAAGGGTAGGTTGCTGCGCCGCTCGTTTGCCTCAGCTAATGTTGGGAAGAGGTGATGGAGATCGCTCACAGGCGGGAGGGTATCCGCCCCACGACTCCGCGGCCAGGTATGCTCTACGTTGAACACCGTAGGCTGCGGAAGCGGTGGGACGCGAATGGTTCGCCCTGTATACACACACTCCACTGTCCCACTGCGGTTGTCAATAGTAAAGAAGATAGCCCGCCGGGCACTATCGTATGGCAGAACGAGCTGAGATTGGAGCATCTCCCGAAGTCGCTGTCGAAGTGGTTCGCCCCACAATCCGTTGGTAGAGGCGTAGACCGTATCGGAATCCACTCCAAAAGCGCGCAGATGGCACGTCTGCGTCCATTCCGCAGCAGAGCAGCGCAGGCGGAAGAGCACGAGTGCCTCTTGGTGGATATTGTGGAGAGGCCGTACGAAGACCCGCACAGGGGTACGACTGCCTGGAGCTAATGTCTGCGGGGCCGAGAACTCCACACCGAAGGAAGCCCACGGTGGCTGCAGGAGCTGCACCGACAGCACCTCAACGGGCTCACGCCCTGTATGCTCGATCCAGAGCCGTTCTTCCCGCAACTGCCCTATCGGCACAGTACCGAAGTCCACCACTTCCAGGCTCAGCCCAATCCCACACCAGAACCCCCAGCTCTGGCTTGGGACGAGCACTGCCAATAACAGTAGCCACCACATCCACATCTGACACGCGCTCAGCCACAGAGGTATAGCAGCGCGCAAAATTACGCTCCACCCATAGCGTCTACCTTTTGCAGTAAGGCTATCCCACGGCCTCTCGCTGAGATGGCAGGATGGATAGAGTTCCTCCAACGCCGGCTCTCGGAGCCCTTACCTGGACAAGCCGCCCACCGAGTCGTCATGCCCATTGTAGAAGGCCAGGAGCGCCTGCTCATCCCCCCAAAGGACAGTAGACTGGCTGCTGTTCTTGTGGCTTTTTTGGCAGCAGCTTCTGAACCTACGTGTGTGCTGACGTTACGAAGCCACCAACTGTCACGCCACCAAGGTGAGTGGAGCTTCCCTGGTGGGATGGTGCATCCGGCGGAGTCTCCAACGGATGCCGCGCTACGGGAGGCCGCCGAGGAACTAGGCATCCCACCAGAGCAGGTCGCTGTCCTAGGAACGGCAACCCCTGTCTATGTCCCTGCCTCCCATGCTGCTGTCGTGCCCGTTGTCGCTGTCCTCCAAGGTCACCCGAATTTCCGCCCTAACGGGGAAGTCGCCGAAGTCTTCCTGCTGTCTTTAGAGTTCCTCCGCCAGCTCCCGCTCCGCCGCGCGGAATGGGTTCGGAACCACCGCATCATCCATGCCCCGTATTGGGAGATCCGCCCTCCGGTCCCCCTGTGGGGAGCCACCGCTATGATCGCCAATGAGCTCCTTTGGCTCTACACTGAGTTCCGCCAAAGCTGTGCTCGTCTGTAGTACCCCGGTCCGGCGCATTCCCGTAATATTGTGACTTTGGCAAGGGCAGCCCTCTCACTCCCATGACAAAATGCGGGCTCTCCTGCGGAATACTTGCTGCAGCACTGTCCCTACAGGCAATTGCTGAAGAGTTACGGCTTCACTGGGAATGGCGCACCCCGCAGGAGGCTCTGTTGACGATCTCTGTTCCAATCCCACTCCTGCTCCAAGCACCTGAAGGTGTACGGCAAGCAGCTCCGAACTCCCGTTGGGCTTTTCCACTCCCTGACTGGTCCCTCTACGGATTTGCCATCCCTATGGAGCTACCTCTCCAGACTACACTCCGGAGCGACATCGTGCAGTGGGAGGAACTACCGCTGCCAGCACCACTCCAGCGACGTACGTGCCAAGAATGCTCTCCTGGAGAGCCGCTTGTAGCGCAGCTTGCGCCCATCGGCTCCTCAGGGGACCGACCCGTTGTAGCGCTGCGCCTCTTGCCGTATCACCCAGTAGAGCATGGCACTCGGCTCCGTGTCGCACGTCAGCTCCGGCTCCACTTGCGCCTTCCCCAGCCTTCGACAGTTCGTGAGTCCCTAGTTCTGCTGGATTTCAATCCCTCCCGATTAGCATCTCCCCTAGCAGACGTACCCCTTTCCACCTCAGAACAGCAACTCCCTACAGCTCCCGACGGCTTTCAATACAAGCTCATCGTTCGCCGCCAGGGACTCGTTCGAGTCACAGCTCGACAACTGCTCGATGCTGGGCTACCGCTCGCAGCTATCCCTGTAGCGACGCTCCGCCTCTGGAACCGTGGACGTGAAATTCCGCTGTACGTTTACGATCGTAACAACAATGGCTACCTCGATGACTATCCCCCAGACCCCGACTACATTGCCTTCTTTGGTGAGCCCAATCGGCTGAACTTCCGTAACCGTGACCGC
This window encodes:
- the metG gene encoding methionine--tRNA ligase, whose product is MERVLITAALPYANGYIHLGHCAGAYLPADLYARYSRLRGREVLFICGSDEHGAPITIAAEQQNVSPQQLVDHYHRENALAFERLGMSFDYYGRTTDPLHVEFAQQFFLALLRKGYLEPREEEQFYDPEAGLFLPDRYVEGTCPYCGYEAARGDQCDQCGAYYNQLELRNPRSRITGKPPVVRRTRHWYFLLSRFQNALEEYIERHQHDWKENVLQQTRSWLRRGLSDRPITRDLEWGVPVPLPEAQGKVLYVWFEALLGYISITHRWAQERGQPELWRLWWTDLGTRYVAFIGKDNIVFHTLMFPAMLMAHGGYILPDNVPANEFLNLEGAKFSKSRNWSVDVRDFLRDFPEEHSVDALRYALAMNLPETRDSEFTWSDFASRTNNELVAAFGNFVHRTLQFVHRYWGGQVPELVSDEKEELLAEWRSLADAAWRGQLLEFSDRWRREERFLLQELCGRVVQAAQHYDYFRFRDAVAEAMGLARAANKFFNDMAPWRTIVEEPATCARTLFFCIQLVRSLAILFAPVVPFAARRLWHLLQLPARIGDVSESESRADLWLSAVYPEVPQGHLLAEPRLLFAKFPEQRIALQRQKLGSPPSSGQEMPLQTQDSYATLETLQRLGLRIGKVVAAERIAGTDRLLLLRVDIGGEERRIVAGIAQQYSPEQLLGRAIVVATNLKPAVIRGIESQGILLAATASDGTPVLLVPERDVPSGAEVR
- the rsmI gene encoding 16S rRNA (cytidine(1402)-2'-O)-methyltransferase; its protein translation is MGAESGAVGTLYVVGTPIGDIDDITLRALRVLKSCSVVFCEEFKVGARLLRAHRIDRPLETLNEHNEPEATERVLSYLRAGKDVALISDAGMPAIADPGLFLIRRVLQEGLPLVVVPGPSSITTALVRSGFSTDQFLFGGMLSRKPEERRRQLQALAEEPRTVVLLETPYRLRQLLADAAAIMPNRHAYVGCNLTMPYETHHYGTFAELFERFRTLRFRGEFVLCFEGCSVLKEPRHRL
- a CDS encoding endonuclease; translated protein: MWMWWLLLLAVLVPSQSWGFWCGIGLSLEVVDFGTVPIGQLREERLWIEHTGREPVEVLSVQLLQPPWASFGVEFSAPQTLAPGSRTPVRVFVRPLHNIHQEALVLFRLRCSAAEWTQTCHLRAFGVDSDTVYASTNGLWGEPLRQRLREMLQSQLVLPYDSARRAIFFTIDNRSGTVECVYTGRTIRVPPLPQPTVFNVEHTWPRSRGADTLPPVSDLHHLFPTLAEANERRSNLPFGIVRRVLWQLGGSRYGFDSAGAEVFEPRDAHKGDAARALFAIAVRYGNMTGMLTAAYEALLRQWHNQDTVDAWERERTRRIAAIQGRANPFVERPQLVGRLYRIGGGADFPPVPQPVLSDTLVEYRQEALQWSYRVAILNRGWAPAQLRAVDFLGIPEGVVIEQVVVDSIVEPLRVGWLQFSLRAERRTVGEFRVRLRFAAGVRPLELRVLWSEPSSVPMSPAATVLVGDELLLRCTLQQVGTASGRLLLYTLQGRAVDLSSFLTTLPDGVLQARLPRSVVPRGVALVCFVVGQHRECRWVLNPAP
- a CDS encoding CoA pyrophosphatase, translated to MAGWIEFLQRRLSEPLPGQAAHRVVMPIVEGQERLLIPPKDSRLAAVLVAFLAAASEPTCVLTLRSHQLSRHQGEWSFPGGMVHPAESPTDAALREAAEELGIPPEQVAVLGTATPVYVPASHAAVVPVVAVLQGHPNFRPNGEVAEVFLLSLEFLRQLPLRRAEWVRNHRIIHAPYWEIRPPVPLWGATAMIANELLWLYTEFRQSCARL